Below is a genomic region from Raphanus sativus cultivar WK10039 chromosome 4, ASM80110v3, whole genome shotgun sequence.
tatttataaaaaatatttatcaacaatttttttaaaaaaaaatattagtttagagACTTACATTTTTTGCTCGCTATAAAATCAGTGAGCCGGCTCTAGATCAAAGTTACAATTCCTTCAGAtccaaaacaaaatcatataatattagcATCATTTCAAGCATCAGTCGGCTATATCAATTCTGAAATAGtcaataactttttataaagcatattagttaataataataacaatgtcttgtttaaatttttttttctttgagaatTTGTCTTATAATAGTAATGTCTTGTTGAAGTTGTCAATAAAACAGGGGTTGAATGATAAATTGAGTAACATCAAAAAGGCAGAGAAATCATCCAAGTTTTGTTTTGCTTGTGATATAATGGTTTATAGGGATGGCTCTCATTGCTTTCTTCACTGTACATTAGCAATGTTTAACATATTTGCATATATGGCAGGACAATGTTATCTTAATACTACACCTACAGCCGTAAAGGCAAGTCCCGGATCTAACAAGAGGAATGAGCCATTGGTTGATAATATTATCCATTCTTATATGTTCGATATACATAGGGATTTCTCATGTAACAAACTCAACGAGTGTGTGGAGTGGATCTTACGCGCAATTATACTAAGCAGAagaaaaacacacataaaactGAGGAAACATACCAAGAAGACAAGAATATGAACTCATAAACGTTCTCGTATCTAAGAACAAAGTGATTGCAGTTTATTAAATCTTCAAAATCAGACTCTACCCGCAGGAGCTTTCATTGCGAGAGGCATTGTTCTTATTCCAAACAATCACTATTCGAAAGATAAAACTAAAAGTGTTTTTATCAATTCTCTTTACTACTTCTTGACAAAGGTAACACCTTTCGCAATACTCCCTCCAAGCTCTTTCTTTGCCTTCTCTAATCCCATCCTAATCAATAGGGAACCAAACCGATATGAACATAGAACAAGTTCAAAAAAGTATGAAGTACATTCAATACAAGACTCGAAATTTTACCTCTCGTATTCGTTCAATGGTCCGAGACCGTACACTTCATCTACCCCACATCTTCCTAGACGCACCTTTGATGCGAAGAAGGGAAGCTCAGTCACCTGCTTGAAGAATAAGACATACTTTATATGTAAACCTAAAGAAGCTAAAGAAAGATTATACAGATGAAATTATCAGAGAGACTGTACATGAGATGCCACAAATGCACACTCGACAATGTTTGCATCGCCTCGTAGACCCCTGAGACAAGCATCTGCAAACTTCACTGCTGCGTAAGCCTGTAAATGACATCCAATGTGATAGACATATAGATTCAAAACGTAAAAAAATCTGAAACAGCACATGTTACAATGAAGGACTTACCATTGATAGTGTTGCAGAACCTGCACCAGCTTTTGCCTGCACAGTGATTAAAAACAGTCAAATTCAAAGTTAAATAGCAAAGGAAGCTGAGAGAAGGGGTTATATGTAATGTACCTCGACAACTTCAGTGCCACCATTTTGGATGCGGTCTGTGAGATATTCAATCTCTTTCTGAGTGAAAGAGCAAGGAGGTTTCACCTGTAAACATACATAATGATGAGAACATACACACACATAAGAGTTTtcaaacaaacagaaaaaaagatgTTGAATCATATTAAAACCTGAGAAAGCAGAGGCAAGATTGTAACTCCTGCGTGTCCTCCAACAACTGGAACATCAACTTCTCGAGGATCAAGACTCATTACTTCCGCCTGTTTCAAACCATCATTAACCAAGTTATCACAGCGAAAGATATAACAAAGAACTTGTTTAATGAGAGAGTGCATTACCACAAAAGTATTAGCTCTAACAACATCAAGCATGGTGACTCCCATGAGTTTCTTCGGATCAAAAGTACCAGCTTTCTTGAAAACCTCCGCTGCGATCGGCACCGTGGAGTTCACCGGATTACTGATGATATTCACAATCGCTTTGGGACAGCACTTGGCTATAGCTTCGGAGAGCGTCCTGACAATGCCGGCGTTGATGTTGAAAAGATCATCCCTCGTCATCCCTGGCTTCCTCGGAACTCCAGCTGGTATAATCACTAGATCCATACCCGTGAGTGCCTCCTCTAACTGCGGTTGCCCGAGAAATCCACGAACCTGAAATTAAAATTAGTgtaaaattaactaattaactAATTTGTTATCTCTTCTATTAAACGATCATAGactaaaaattaacataaagtCTATCAATTAGAAATGGTATAGAAGTTACGATGGCACTAGTGTCCATGTGACTAATATCAGCGGTGACACCAGGAGCGTTAGCAACGTCGTAGAGATGGAGAAGCGAGACCAGAGGATTCATCTTCATCAACATCGCTAGTGGCTGTCCTATCCCTCCCGCTGCTCCAAGTATCGCCACTTTGAATCCGGGAGACCCGCCTTTTGCCCGACAACCCACCCGTCTCAGATCCGACCCGGAACCATTCTAAAAAAACAAATCGAATGAAAtcgaattaaaagaaaaaaaagtcagATGATCCGATCACCCTACAAAAGAGATGGATAACCTTATCGAGATTAGGAGGGTTGAGATGAGCAGAGATTCTTGCGATTCGTTGGTTTGCATCCATAgctctgcttcttcttttttttgcgtTCGATTAGAGGTTTgattatttgattgtctgaAGAAGAGGAATCGGCACGACAGGTTTTATATATTGGATAAAGATAGAAGATGACGTCAGAGATGGTTATATGTATTGGGAAGCGTGGCGTAACCAGAGagcttatcttcttcttccttcacgGCGCCTTCTTCTCGATCCATCATACTTACGACCAATAATCTtttctatttaattaaatatttatatgttctGCAATTGTATTTTTTTGACAGCAAGTTCCAAATTTGGATAATAAAGAAAGTGCAACGTAGTATTTTTATAGAAGCAAGTATTTGCAAGGCTAttctttcatcttctctatTTGATGGTTAGATACTTAGATTAGAGAGACCCGACTGACCGCTGGAACTATGGTCTATGGTGATGAATAGATGGATGCTGGAAAAAAATCGCAGTTTTCTAGTTGTAACTACTGAATAAAGTAATTTATCATACCGTgggttttaaaatttcaataccTTCAAAGTGAAATTTATGTTATAGACCTGTTTAAACTTCGCTATCGAAGAGAGTTTCTGCATTTCAAGTATTGCTATATCTATATTCGTTTTCAGTGCATCACACTTTTCTATTCAAAAAACATTGATAAAGTGTTTTTTAGATTAGCAAAAAATAATCTAAGCATGTGATtgtaacttcttttttttttatcttatcagTATCTTAAATTCTTTATAGAGAAAAACTTTCTATTCAGATTTTCAGCTACCTaagtaatgaaaaaaaaattcgaacctaaaaaaaaaaagtaatgaaaattgagatatataaaaacattttttatctaaaatagaaaaaagccAATGCATAAAAAGCTATTTGTTTCATAAAATGTAATATCTAGATGGCAATTATCAGTTGTTATTAGTTTTTTGaagtttattaaaatatttttttttatttaaaataattaaataactttGATGACTTTGAAATAAGATTATGTACATAAAATTGTGACATGtttacaattatataaaatctaaatttaatttattaaataatattgttattAAGTCACTGGGTGCAATTTTCCTAAAAGCTACCTCTTTGTCATATGGGCCTCAGAATACCTTGACGAAAGCCCTCTCCTCTGGTCAATAAATGGAGCCCATTTCTTTTGTAAGACCCAAACTCTAATTGTTACCAAGACAAAACCTGAAGACAGCACAAATCTCTTTTCCTAAAAGCTACCTCTTTTTCATATGGGCCTCAGAACACCTTGACCAAAACCCTCTCCTTTGGTCAATAAATGGAGCCCATTCCTTTTGTAAGACCCAAACTCTAATTGTTACCAAGACAAAACCCGAAGACAGCACAAATCTCTTTCGagtttatatataaaacgaTGTCATCGTTACTATTTTCAACAAATCAAGGGTGTGGCTAGTAGTATAAGCATATCCCCACTTATGCTACAAAAAGCCATATATCACATAAACATAAGACAAAACCAGCCTATGAGACTCAAAAGCCGACAATTCTGTCTtcaataacaaatattttggataccaaAAGCTAAACAGATCGAATCTTTCATATAAAATAACCTAATAAAATCCAAAAAGGAAGATTACTTTTGATCATCTGTCTGAAAATTCTACCTACTCAGTCTTTTGAAAAGCTAA
It encodes:
- the LOC108855905 gene encoding malate dehydrogenase 1, peroxisomal encodes the protein MDANQRIARISAHLNPPNLDKNGSGSDLRRVGCRAKGGSPGFKVAILGAAGGIGQPLAMLMKMNPLVSLLHLYDVANAPGVTADISHMDTSAIVRGFLGQPQLEEALTGMDLVIIPAGVPRKPGMTRDDLFNINAGIVRTLSEAIAKCCPKAIVNIISNPVNSTVPIAAEVFKKAGTFDPKKLMGVTMLDVVRANTFVAEVMSLDPREVDVPVVGGHAGVTILPLLSQVKPPCSFTQKEIEYLTDRIQNGGTEVVEAKAGAGSATLSMAYAAVKFADACLRGLRGDANIVECAFVASHVTELPFFASKVRLGRCGVDEVYGLGPLNEYERMGLEKAKKELGGSIAKGVTFVKK